A single region of the Corticium candelabrum chromosome 15, ooCorCand1.1, whole genome shotgun sequence genome encodes:
- the LOC134191190 gene encoding uncharacterized protein LOC134191190, whose translation MDQQAGSKVQGKQLVKVASEISSSWEELASNLDADLFDTNRTDSIRRMDPLDPQKQAKRMLDAWVGKHADGATQRQLILALCEMGNRAQAHNVFTEALVTFVEKGAVPSAVPSAPPHGQVQATNGAQATPATACEYEALIQDKEGRKKLTRVIKNNVSGSYLEIGLEAGLKQNVIDEKANAQTSGHAKLQAVLGAIMEDVGEKEMLRIVLKACKELGIMGGIRDDLS comes from the exons ATGGATCAGCAAGCTGGTAGCAAAGTGCAAGGAAAACAGCTGGTGAAGGTGGCTTCTGAAATATCCTCTAGTTGGGAAGAGCTTGCTTCTAATCTTGATGCCGACCTCTTCGATACAAATCGTACAGACAGTATCAGGCGTATGGACCCCTTGGATCCACAGAAGCAAGCAAAGCGAATGTTGGATGCTTGGGTGGGCAAGCATGCGGATGGTGCTACTCAACGTCAGCTTATTCTAGCTCTTTGTGAGATGGGAAATCGGGCACAAGCCCACAATGTTTTCACTGAAGCTCTTGTCACGTTTGTGGAGAAGGGAG CTGTGCCATCTgctgtaccatctgctccTCCACATGGCCAAGTTCAGGCTACTAATGGAGCACAAGCAACCCCTGCAACTGCGTGTGAATACGAGG CACTTATTCAGGACAAGGAGGGTAGAAAGAAGCTCACTAGAGTCATTAAAAACAACGTGTCGGGCTCGTATCTTGAAATCGGACTCGAGGCTGGCTTGAAGCAGAACGTAATAGATGAAAAGGCTAATGCTCAGACATCTGGACACGCTAAACTTCAAGCTGTCCTCGGTGCTATAATGGAAGATGTGGGCGAGAAGGAAATGCTCCGAATAGTTCTAAAGGCTTGCAAAGAATTGGGCATAATGGGTGGTATTCGGGATGACTTGTCCTAG
- the LOC134191155 gene encoding uncharacterized protein LOC134191155 — translation MCAISGLLVCRGWNGTVLTIAMISQTEPGETTCCGRLTELQRYFSVDLAVMTGSCAGVQDVEVGIEYGCVVVAERTVMEEGIETPDGEFLAHGNPAKLDENLSVLIKSSLGKLDGSRDWLNVIPHEARFPSPRYAQEIVISEVFKRETGLKKKDLFAILEGKEDVENISCRTWDTILTQAADVAGLVSISHGIVSCTEEARAYERDAYEFPRRDEIKVVVDSIGSVRTLTKPLPNTIATYRKRMANWRIRGIDVEAHQFMTHSKAAFPDCLPLVMKGISDYGDRLQHDYYQEYAASTPIAFLRHLLTRQPFLEFLSRRFHWEQNRTRDQDEQLSQASRLSRSQSDSPLLAFGDSQVAGGDIDARDECLPEESLFYPLLMEQLSDIRTAEQQFVSTVAGQYREEAVREHVDNMARRSRNNVNGQTQLGEKGILESLERDDA, via the exons ATGTGTGCTATTAGTGGACTACTAGTATGTCGGGGTTGGAATGGTACAGTTCTAACCATCGCCATGATTTCACAGACGGAGCCTGGTGAGACAACGTGCTGCGGACGGCTAACAGAGCTGCAGAGGTATTTCAGTGTCGACCTCGCGGTCATGACCGGCAGCTGCGCGGGTGTTCAGGATGTGGAGGTGGGGATAGAGTACGGGTGTGTTGTTGTAGCAGAACGCACGGTGATGGAGGAAGGAATAGAAACCCCGGATGGAGAATTTCTTGCTCATGGAAATCCGGCAAAACTAGATGAAAATCTTAGTGTACTCATTAAATCCTCATTAGGGAAATTGGATGGCAGTAGGGACTGGCTGAATGTTATACCTCATGAGGCACGGTTTCCTAGTCCTCGATATGCACAAGAAATCGTCATTAGTGAAGTTTTTAAGAGAGAAACTGGATTAAAAAAGAAGGACTTATTTGCAATACTTGAAGGTAAAGAAGATGTGGAGAATATTAGTTGCAGAACTTGGGATACCATTTTGACACAAGCGGCAGACGTAGCAGGATTGGTGAGTATCTCACATGGAATAGTCAGCTGCACGGAGGAGGCGAGGGCATACGAAAGAGATGCATACGAATTTCCTCGGCGAGACGAAATCAAAGTTGTCGTGGACTCGATCGGTAGCGTCAGAACCCTAACAAAGCCACTGCCCAACACGATAGCAACATATCGGAAACGGATGGCAAACTGGAGAATAAGAGGAATCGACGTGGAGGCACATCAGTTCATGACTCACAGCAAGGCCGCCTTTCCCGATTGCCTACCTCTGGTCATGAAAGGAATCTCCGACTACGGAGATAGGCTACAACACGACTATTACCAGGAGTATGCAGCATCGACTCCGATCGCATTTCTTCGACATCTACTCACACGGCAACCTTTTCTTGAATT TCTATCTAGAAGGTTTCATTGGGAGCAGAATAGAACAAGAGACCAAG ATGAACAACTGAGTCAAGCTAGTCGTCTCTCGAGATCTCAAAGTGACTCACCACTACTTGCATTTGGTGATTCACAAG TGGCTGGTGGTGATATTGATGCTAGAGATGAATGTCTTCCTGAAGAAAGCCTGTTTTATCCTCTGTTGATGGAACAACTATCTGATATTAGAACAGCTGAGCAACAGTTTGTAAGCACCGTCGCTGGGCAGTATCGGGAGGAAGCTGTTCGAGAACACGTCGACAACATGGCGAGACGTAGTAGGAACAATGTAAATGGACAGACCCAACTTGGCGAGAAAGGAATTTTGGAAAGTTTGGAAAGAGATGATGCTTAA
- the LOC134191258 gene encoding uncharacterized protein LOC134191258 has protein sequence MKVGMVAQTQMGGIECQKLLSKLAKYFTANVLAMTGICAGDENKYGQVEHGCVFVADRTTVESGGKVTEGGAYQPRAQYCVLDKGILASVNELVTGPSVWLGYIPENAIRPSPRYLQQLILDIVSKSGEDGMTKKDLLGKLADMKLPGMTTMDDYNSAMIYGGVLERMIQQKSPWVSRTVKPSYIATDEGKKYSADEYPFPREDKIKAITDCMVSIPHVNLNLKAELKTIKERVGDRKVKAVDMEAHMFMEQVIEIFARQGVPGKAIVMKGIADYGSNESRGDYFQVYAASTSAAFLRHMMTVKQHLFVEEESQMMKTQGGLPQQGLWCI, from the exons ATGAAGGTGGGCATGGTCGCACAAACACAGATGGGAGGAATTGAGTGTCAAAAGCTGCTCTCCAAACTCGCCAAATACTTCACGGCTAACGTGTTGGCGATGACGGGCATTTGTGCTGGAGATGAGAATAAATACGGTCAGGTGGAGCACGGctgtgtttttgttgctgATCGAACGACAGTAGAGAGCGGTGGGAAAGTCACAGAAGGCGGTGCCTACCAACCAAGAGCACAATACTGCGTACTTGACAAAGGGATCCTTGCCTCTGTTAATGAATTGGTTACTGGTCCCAGTGTCTGGTTAGGGTACATTCCAGAAAATGCTATTCGCCCCAGCCCTCGTTATCTTCAACAACTTATCCTAGACATTGTGTCCAAGAGTGGAGAAGACGGCATGACCAAGAAGGACCTACTAGGCAAGTTGGCAGacatgaaattgcctggaatgACTACAATGGACGACTATAACTCTGCTATGATCTATGGTGGAGTTCTGGAAAGGATGATACAACAGAAATCTCCTTGGGTATCTCGAACAGTAAAACCTAGCTACATTGCCACTGATGAAGGAAAAAAGTATTCAGCAGATGAATATCCGTTTCCACGTGAAGATAAGATCAAAGCTATCACTGATTGCATGGTCTCCATACCACACGTGAATTTGAACCTGAAGGCAGAGTTGAAGACTATAAAAGAACGCGTAGGTGACAGAAAAGTTAAGGCAGTAGACATGGAGGCTCACATGTTTATGGAACAAGTCATTGAGATCTTTGCGAGACAGGGAGTACCGGGGAAAGCAATTGTCATGAAAGGCATCGCTGACTATGGCTCTAATGAAAGCAGAGGAGACTACTTTCAGGTGTATGCTGCCAGCACGTCTGCTGCCTTTCTAAGGCATATGatgacagtcaaacaacatCTTTTTG TTGAAGAAGAATCTCAAATGATGAAAACTCAAGGCGGACTACCACAACAAGGTCTATGGTGTATATAG
- the LOC134190911 gene encoding uncharacterized protein LOC134190911 produces MAVREHFHILIFCALESEFRAACRVLENGTNSSFQHAHMCAISGLLVCRGWNGTVLTVAMISQTEPGETTCCGRLTELQRYFSVDLAVMTGSCAGVLDVELGMEYGCVVVAERTVMEEGIETPDGKFLAHGNPAKLDENLSVLIKSSLGKLDGSRDWLDVIPHEARLASPQYAQEIIVNEVFKSKTGLKKKDLFAILEGKDGVANISCRTWDTILTQVADVAGLVSISCGIVSCTEEATAYKRDAYEFPRRDEIKVVVDSIGSVRTLTKPLPNTIATYRKRMANWRIRGIDMEAHQFMTRSKAAFPDCLPLVMKGISDYGDRLQHSYYQEYAASTPIAFLRHLLTRQPFLEFLSRRFRWEQNTTRDQDKQLSQASRLSKSQSDTPLLAFGESDSQEMERVKPIATLETTVGRKGGRYSSGSLSVFVPDGAVSEPVNIKIHLYVDERLMPPSTKANDGYILSPLYAFEPHGLTFSKHVRVYFPPPVDSKGWHLSLMRATCDTSTSSQLWEPQAVLTYNSDLDRLNVEDPDCRYDLTSGTLSVKHFCWHWWVGKPVDLFLATKTIMFFVVGYGQRPSSNIWNLTIHCHDNCHEVIEKMKRNESSLYPRRYFLCSNKEMKMKFEGNIEFSITRGAWKATSQLQFGQGISIHCGV; encoded by the exons ATGGCTGTTCGTGAGCATTTTCATATTCTTATCTTTTGCGCTCTCGAGTCCGAGTTCCGGGCGGCGTGTAGAGTTCTGGAGAACGGAACGAATAGTAGTTTTCAACACGCACACATGTGTGCTATTAGTGGGCTACTAGTATGTCGGGGTTGGAATGGTACAGTTCTAACCGTCGCCATGATTTCACAGACGGAGCCTGGTGAGACAACGTGCTGTGGACGGCTAACAGAGCTGCAGAGGTATTTCAGTGTCGACCTGGCGGTCATGACCGGCAGCTGCGCGGGTGTTCTGGATGTGGAGCTGGGGATGGAGTACGGGTGTGTTGTTGTAGCAGAACGCACGGTGATGGAGGAAGGAATAGAAACCCCGGATGGAAAATTTCTTGCTCATGGAAATCCGGCAAAACTAGATGAAAATCTTAGTGTACTCATTAAATCCTCATTAGGGAAGTTGGACGGCAGTAGGGACTGGCTGGATGTTATACCTCATGAGGCACGGCTTGCTAGTCCTCAATATGCACAAGAAATCATCGTTAATGAAGTTTTTAAGAGCAAAACTGGATTAAAAAAGAAGGACTTATTTGCAATACTTGAAGGTAAAGACGGTGTGGCGAATATTAGTTGCAGAACTTGGGATACCATTTTGACACAAGTGGCAGACGTAGCAGGATTGGTGAGTATCTCATGTGGAATAGTCAGCTGCACGGAGGAGGCGACGGCATACAAAAGAGATGCATACGAATTTCCTCGGCGAGACGAAATCAAAGTTGTCGTGGACTCGATCGGTAGCGTCAGAACCCTAACAAAGCCACTGCCCAACACGATAGCAACATATCGGAAACGGATGGCAAACTGGAGAATAAGAGGAATCGACATGGAGGCACATCAGTTCATGACTCGCAGCAAGGCCGCCTTTCCCGATTGCCTACCTCTGGTCATGAAAGGAATCTCCGACTACGGAGATAGGCTACAACACAGCTATTACCAGGAGTATGCAGCATCGACACCGATTGCATTCCTTCGACATCTACTCACACGGCAACCTTTTCTTGAATT TCTATCTAGACGGTTTCGTTGGGAGCAGAATACAACAAGAGACCAAG ataAGCAACTGAGTCAAGCCAGTCGTCTCTCGAAATCTCAAAGTGACACACCACTACTTGCATTTGGTGAATCTGATTCACAAG AGATGGAACGAGTGAAGCCGATTGCAACACTGGAGACAACTGTTGGTCGTAAAGGCGGACGCTACAGCTCAGGcagcttgtctgtttttgttccTGATGGTGCTGTTAGTGAACCAGTCAACATAAAAATTCATTTGTATGTTGACGAAAGACTAATGCCACCATCTACTAAAGCCAATGATGGATACATTCTAAGTCCTCTGTATGCCTTTGAACCTCATGGATTAACATTTTCCAAACACGTGCGAGTGTATTTTCCTCCTCCAGTGGATTCTAAAGGATGGCATTTGTCACTGATGAGAGCTACGTGTGATACTTCCACTTCGTCTCAATTGTGGGAGCCACAAGCCGTATTGACATACAACTCTGATTTGGACAGATTGAATGTGGAGGACCCAGACTGTAGGTATGACCTTACCAGTGGGACTTTGAGTGTAAAACACTTCTGTTGGCACTGGTGGGTGGGAAAGCCTGTTGATTTATTTCTGGCTACAAAAACTATCATGTTTTTTGTGGTTGGTTACGGGCAAAGACCTTCATCAAATATTTGGAATCTCACTATCCATTGCCATGATAATTGTCACGAGGTTATTGAG aAAATGAAACGCAATGAGAGTAGTCTATATCCAAGACGTTATTTCTTGTGTTCAAATaaagaaatgaaaatgaaatttGAAGGCAACATTGAGTTTAGTATCACACGTGGTGCTTGGAAGGCTACTTCACAGCTACAG TTTGGACAAGGAATTTCAATTCACTGTGGAGTTTGA
- the LOC134190912 gene encoding uncharacterized protein LOC134190912, whose protein sequence is MASLLVANRKSLGGSCFPIPINLSVETQQVSLELKRVLSKQMKMFYHTIALHKPMFGPMCTDKSRVVRLSRDQFAVPIAGASWGLRARTRSHFVPRNEQVGASMPMTSTNAYSRLNSGPRGRQGLRNKYVDVLNAGVSGGLSSHSSIAPLPSQPYSGTLFVPQSQTIQQATRLHNSLPMVQIKLHSQVMDRCHTYTSDRQLPVSHQHHIYSKYPVYTTTVNQQEGCHQREC, encoded by the exons ATGGCTTCCTTGTTAGTTGCTAACAGGAAATCACTGGGTGGTAGCT GTTTTCCTATTCCCATCAATCTGTCAGTCGAAACACAGCAGGTTTCTTTAGAACTGAAGAGGGTTCttagcaagcaaatgaaaatgttctatcacacgaTTGCTTTGCATAAGCCAATGTTTGGTCCAATG TGTACCGACAAATCGCGAGTTGTGAgactgtcacgtgaccagttTGCCGTACCCATAGCCGGAGCAAGTTGGGGGTTACGGGCCCGTACTCGTAGCCACTTCGTTCCACGAAACGAACAAGTTGGAG CGTCTATGCCTATGACATCCACGAATGCCTATTCTCGCCTCAATTCTGGACCGAGAGGAAGACAAG GTTTGAGAAACAAGTATGTCGACGTGCTGAATGCTGGCGTCAGCGGAGGCTTGTCGTCTCATAGTTCTATAGCTCCACTGCCAAGCCAACCGTATAGCGGCACTCTGTTTGTTCCACAATCAcag ACAATACAACAGGCGACGCGTTTACACAATAGTCTGCCAATGGTTCAGATCAAGTTACACAGTCAAGTGATGGACAGATGTCACACCTACACGTCGGATCGACAACTTCCGGTCTCCCATCAGCATCACATCTACAGCAAATACCCGGTGTATACAACAACAGTGAACCAACAAGAGGGTTGTCACCAGAGAGA ATGTTGA